The following proteins are co-located in the Candidatus Accumulibacter cognatus genome:
- a CDS encoding leucyl aminopeptidase, giving the protein MEFSIKSGSPEKQRSACVVVGVFEPRKLTLAAELLDNAAHNHLSDIIRRGDMEGKAGSTLLLHNVPGTLCDRVLLVGLGKEKEFGDKAYCDAIRSAVRTLNETGSFDGTVFLTETSVRKRSSAWRVRQATMVAQETVYRFDQFKSKKDKVRRPLRKLTFVIDRRNELAAAEEALHQGQAIAEGMALAKNLANLPGNVCTPAFLAETAQKMASEHKLECQILERDEMTALGMHSLLSVAKGSQQPPKLIVLQHKGGKNDDKPVVLVGKGITFDSGGISLKPAPEMDEMKYDMCGAASVLGTIKAAALMKLPINLTVIVPSSENMPGGAATRPGDIVTSMSGQTIEILNTDAEGRLILCDALTYAARFQPETVIDIATLTGACVIALGHVATGLFANNEALARELVHAGDDAHDRAWQMPLWDDYQELLKSPFADMANIGGRWGGSITAACFLARFTRKYVWAHLDIAGTAWKSGTDKGATGRPVPLLMHYLLKRAGKLD; this is encoded by the coding sequence GTGGAATTTAGCATAAAAAGTGGTAGCCCGGAGAAGCAACGCAGTGCCTGTGTGGTGGTCGGAGTTTTCGAACCGCGCAAACTGACACTGGCCGCCGAACTTCTCGACAACGCGGCGCACAACCATCTTTCGGACATCATTCGCCGCGGCGACATGGAAGGAAAGGCGGGCTCGACGCTGCTGCTGCACAATGTTCCTGGCACGCTCTGTGACCGGGTCCTGCTGGTCGGTCTCGGCAAGGAGAAGGAGTTTGGCGACAAGGCGTATTGCGACGCCATTCGCAGCGCCGTGAGGACGCTCAACGAAACCGGCTCCTTTGACGGTACCGTCTTTCTGACCGAAACGAGCGTCAGGAAGCGTAGCTCTGCTTGGCGCGTTCGTCAGGCCACCATGGTGGCGCAGGAAACCGTCTATCGTTTCGATCAGTTCAAGAGCAAAAAGGACAAGGTGCGCCGGCCCCTGCGCAAACTCACCTTTGTCATTGATCGCCGCAATGAACTGGCTGCCGCCGAGGAAGCCCTGCACCAAGGGCAGGCCATTGCCGAGGGCATGGCCCTGGCAAAGAATCTTGCCAATCTGCCGGGCAATGTATGCACCCCTGCCTTTCTTGCAGAAACTGCACAAAAGATGGCTTCCGAACACAAGCTGGAGTGCCAGATTCTCGAACGTGACGAGATGACTGCCCTGGGCATGCACTCCCTGCTATCCGTCGCCAAAGGCTCGCAGCAGCCGCCGAAACTGATTGTTCTGCAGCACAAGGGAGGCAAGAACGATGACAAGCCGGTGGTTCTCGTCGGCAAGGGCATCACCTTTGACAGCGGTGGCATTTCGCTCAAACCGGCACCGGAAATGGACGAGATGAAATACGACATGTGCGGTGCTGCCAGCGTGCTGGGTACAATCAAGGCAGCAGCGCTGATGAAACTGCCGATCAATCTGACGGTGATCGTCCCGTCCTCTGAGAACATGCCCGGCGGGGCCGCCACGCGACCTGGCGACATCGTCACTTCGATGTCTGGTCAGACCATTGAAATCCTCAACACCGATGCTGAAGGCCGCCTCATTCTCTGCGATGCACTAACTTACGCCGCTCGCTTTCAACCGGAGACAGTGATTGACATCGCCACGCTCACCGGCGCCTGCGTGATCGCTCTTGGTCATGTCGCGACCGGCCTCTTTGCCAATAACGAGGCCCTGGCGCGGGAGCTCGTGCATGCCGGCGATGATGCACACGACCGCGCCTGGCAAATGCCCTTGTGGGACGACTACCAGGAACTGCTCAAGAGCCCATTCGCCGACATGGCCAACATCGGTGGCCGCTGGGGAGGCAGCATCACCGCCGCGTGTTTTCTCGCCCGTTTTACCCGAAAGTACGTCTGGGCTCACCTCGACATCGCTGGCACCGCCTGGAAGTCGGGCACCGACAAGGGTGCAACCGGGCGACCCGTGCCGCTACTCATGCACTATCTGTTGAAACGCGCAGGGAAGCTGGATTGA
- the lptF gene encoding LPS export ABC transporter permease LptF: MIFQRAVRREFTHLAAGVFTALFAIMMTTQLIRLLGDAAQGRVEPDAVVALLGFSSLNYLPVLLSLSSFVAILLALSRSYRDSEMVVWFSSGLSLMAWIRPVLVFVMPLVMTISVLSLFLSPWALSQSAEFRDKLSSRHDAGQISPGIFQESSAGERVVFVEGIDADTSNVFNVFVNEMRPERLGVTMAASGYQEVAANGDRFIILENGRRYEFPPGSAEFRIMEYARHAVRVETKEVRGIAPTPRTMPTLALLPIDLPVYRAELLYRFSFPFSAIVLALLAIPLSFVNPRAGRSANMLIAIFVYLIYNNLVTISQGWVASGKVSFAVGVLGVHLFMLCLLPLMFYQRIAVSSFARLSR; the protein is encoded by the coding sequence ATGATCTTCCAGCGTGCTGTCCGTCGCGAGTTCACGCACTTGGCGGCCGGCGTCTTCACCGCGCTTTTCGCCATCATGATGACGACTCAATTGATTCGGCTGCTCGGTGACGCAGCACAAGGCCGTGTCGAACCGGACGCCGTGGTGGCCCTGCTGGGTTTTTCGTCGCTCAACTACCTGCCAGTGTTATTGTCGCTGTCGTCGTTTGTCGCCATCTTGCTGGCGCTTTCACGCAGCTATCGGGATTCCGAGATGGTGGTCTGGTTCTCTTCCGGATTGTCGCTGATGGCATGGATTCGGCCGGTACTGGTGTTCGTCATGCCGCTGGTGATGACCATCTCGGTGCTCTCCCTCTTCCTTTCGCCCTGGGCACTGTCGCAGAGCGCCGAGTTCCGCGACAAACTGAGTTCCCGGCACGATGCCGGACAAATCTCTCCCGGCATTTTCCAGGAATCATCAGCCGGTGAACGCGTCGTTTTTGTGGAAGGGATCGATGCTGACACCAGCAACGTCTTCAACGTGTTCGTCAACGAGATGCGGCCTGAGCGTTTGGGGGTGACGATGGCTGCCTCCGGGTATCAGGAGGTCGCCGCAAACGGTGATCGATTCATCATCCTGGAGAACGGTCGTCGCTACGAGTTCCCTCCGGGCAGCGCGGAATTCCGCATTATGGAGTATGCACGCCATGCGGTTCGTGTGGAGACCAAGGAGGTGCGCGGCATTGCCCCGACACCGAGGACGATGCCTACCTTGGCGCTGTTGCCGATTGATTTGCCAGTCTATCGGGCTGAGCTGCTTTACCGTTTCAGCTTCCCATTCTCTGCGATCGTGCTGGCGTTACTGGCGATTCCCCTGTCGTTCGTCAATCCACGTGCCGGTCGTTCGGCAAACATGCTGATTGCCATTTTCGTTTATCTGATCTACAACAATCTGGTAACCATCAGCCAGGGTTGGGTGGCGAGCGGGAAGGTTTCGTTTGCTGTCGGCGTGCTGGGTGTACATCTGTTCATGCTCTGTCTTCTCCCGCTGATGTTCTATCAGCGTATTGCCGTCAGCTCATTCGCCCGTCTGTCGCGATGA
- a CDS encoding DNA polymerase III subunit chi, with amino-acid sequence MTRIFFYHNASDRIAATAALICKALAQKKASLVYAPDAEVAAALDRRLWMYPPTGFIPHVQINSPLAAETPVLIAGELDVLPQDERLFNLAAEVPPGFARFTSLIEVVGQGSEERASGRRRARFYKDRGYDIRYLDLTGKG; translated from the coding sequence TTGACACGTATTTTCTTCTACCACAACGCCTCTGACCGGATTGCCGCGACCGCCGCCTTGATTTGCAAGGCTCTGGCACAGAAGAAGGCCTCGCTGGTCTATGCACCGGATGCCGAGGTCGCCGCGGCACTTGACCGCAGGCTGTGGATGTACCCGCCAACCGGCTTTATCCCGCACGTGCAGATCAACTCGCCACTGGCCGCCGAAACCCCGGTACTGATTGCCGGCGAGCTTGACGTATTACCGCAGGATGAACGACTGTTCAACCTCGCGGCCGAGGTACCGCCAGGTTTTGCTCGTTTTACCAGCCTCATTGAAGTGGTCGGCCAGGGGAGCGAAGAGCGCGCCTCCGGTCGTCGGCGCGCCCGGTTCTACAAGGATCGTGGCTACGACATCCGGTACCTCGATCTGACAGGGAAAGGCTGA
- a CDS encoding DUF3106 domain-containing protein translates to MAKKLGVAVILAGFVVLTAWADVPSPTAIVTPPQPQWTELPVAQKVILAPLSDNWDAMEYSQQKKWLGITRRFATMTPEEQRRIQVQMQDWAKLTPEQRSLARARFMTANKLPAEQKQELRQKWEEYSSLPEEEKERLKQQAASKSVPKPGSLPGSATPASTTAPTPAPPSPVSTPSPPVEASPLQPPVTLPPTPTTAAPPASEAEVRR, encoded by the coding sequence ATGGCTAAAAAGCTCGGCGTCGCAGTAATTCTCGCTGGCTTTGTCGTGCTTACAGCGTGGGCAGACGTACCCAGCCCTACGGCTATAGTCACCCCACCCCAGCCACAATGGACCGAGTTGCCGGTCGCGCAAAAAGTCATCCTCGCGCCGCTAAGCGACAACTGGGACGCGATGGAGTACAGTCAACAGAAGAAATGGCTGGGGATCACGCGCCGCTTTGCCACCATGACGCCGGAGGAGCAACGTCGAATCCAGGTTCAGATGCAGGATTGGGCGAAACTGACACCCGAGCAGCGCAGCCTCGCGCGCGCGCGCTTCATGACCGCCAACAAGCTTCCGGCCGAACAGAAACAGGAACTCCGGCAGAAATGGGAGGAGTACTCCAGTCTGCCCGAAGAAGAAAAGGAAAGACTCAAGCAGCAAGCCGCTAGCAAGTCGGTCCCGAAACCGGGGAGCTTACCCGGTAGCGCCACACCTGCCAGCACCACAGCGCCGACGCCAGCCCCCCCCTCACCCGTCAGCACCCCATCCCCGCCAGTCGAAGCCAGCCCCCTGCAGCCGCCGGTCACTCTCCCGCCAACGCCTACCACAGCTGCGCCGCCCGCCAGCGAGGCGGAAGTCCGACGCTAA
- the lptG gene encoding LPS export ABC transporter permease LptG codes for MKIYRRYLARELAGAILLVLLAFLALFAFFDLLGEIKSVGQGGYQLHHALGFALLRAPGRAYELMPIAVLIGTLYALSVLARHSELTVLRASGLSTAALLGGLFQVAGLFALATYLIGEFVAPPAERAAYQMRLKEKGRMVGQDLRSGLWVKDERSFINVRVVLPDARLRGIRIYEFDEKASLRAVTEAAEGKHVLPDSWRLTEVVQTVLLAERAEVRKMPEMLWRSALNPDILAVLMVSPDRMSLRHLSAYTKHLADNHQKSTRYDIAFWKKVVYPLAALVMVALALPFGGAHYRADRVGIKIFAGVMTGILFYMLNGLFSNLGAINSWSPLLSAVTPSVLFLLTAVVMIWWAEKR; via the coding sequence ATGAAGATTTATCGTCGCTACTTGGCACGTGAGCTGGCAGGCGCCATCTTGCTGGTACTGCTGGCGTTTCTGGCCTTGTTTGCCTTTTTCGACCTGCTCGGCGAGATCAAGAGCGTCGGGCAGGGCGGATATCAGCTGCACCATGCGCTTGGCTTTGCCCTGCTGCGCGCGCCGGGGCGCGCCTATGAATTGATGCCGATTGCTGTCCTGATCGGTACGCTCTACGCGCTCTCGGTGCTCGCCCGTCATTCCGAACTCACCGTCTTGCGCGCCTCGGGTTTGTCCACCGCAGCCCTGCTCGGTGGTTTGTTTCAGGTGGCAGGCCTATTTGCACTGGCGACTTACCTGATCGGCGAGTTTGTGGCGCCGCCGGCTGAACGTGCGGCGTATCAGATGCGCTTGAAGGAAAAGGGCCGAATGGTCGGACAAGATCTGAGGTCGGGATTGTGGGTCAAGGACGAACGGAGTTTTATCAATGTGCGCGTGGTTCTGCCGGATGCACGTTTACGCGGCATCCGCATTTACGAATTTGACGAGAAGGCAAGCTTACGTGCCGTCACCGAGGCTGCAGAGGGGAAGCACGTTCTGCCCGATAGTTGGCGGCTGACCGAAGTGGTACAGACCGTCCTGCTTGCCGAGCGGGCGGAAGTCCGGAAGATGCCGGAGATGTTGTGGCGATCGGCCCTGAATCCGGACATTCTCGCGGTGCTGATGGTCTCGCCCGATCGGATGTCGCTTCGGCACCTCTCGGCCTATACCAAACATTTGGCGGACAATCATCAGAAGAGCACCCGCTACGACATCGCCTTCTGGAAAAAGGTGGTCTATCCCTTGGCGGCCTTGGTCATGGTTGCGCTTGCCTTGCCGTTCGGTGGCGCACATTACCGGGCCGATAGGGTAGGTATCAAAATCTTTGCCGGGGTGATGACTGGAATCTTGTTTTACATGCTCAACGGCTTGTTTTCCAATCTCGGTGCGATCAACAGCTGGTCGCCGCTGCTCAGCGCAGTCACACCGTCAGTTCTGTTTCTGCTGACGGCGGTGGTCATGATCTGGTGGGCTGAAAAGCGCTGA
- a CDS encoding RDD family protein, whose product MLAAAQAVGRPPGILRRLLSMAYDSLLLFAALAVLVLLPHVLLGAFAHRLVSPVIGWAHCFLVMLIYFLWFWSNGRQTLAMKTWRIRLVTREGLPVRPARVLLRYLLCWPSIVLGGAGILWALFDRDRQFLHDRLAGTRLIIN is encoded by the coding sequence ATGCTGGCTGCTGCGCAGGCCGTCGGGCGACCACCGGGCATCCTGCGTCGTCTGTTGAGCATGGCATACGACTCCCTGCTGCTGTTTGCGGCACTGGCCGTGCTGGTGCTTCTGCCGCACGTTCTCCTGGGCGCTTTCGCACACCGCCTGGTTTCCCCGGTCATTGGCTGGGCGCATTGCTTCCTCGTGATGCTGATCTATTTTCTCTGGTTCTGGAGCAACGGGCGGCAAACCCTGGCCATGAAAACCTGGCGCATCCGGCTAGTGACCCGTGAGGGCTTGCCCGTCCGCCCGGCACGGGTGCTCCTGCGCTATCTATTGTGCTGGCCGAGCATCGTTCTCGGCGGCGCCGGCATCCTCTGGGCATTGTTCGACCGCGACCGGCAATTTCTGCACGATCGCCTCGCCGGCACGCGGCTGATCATCAACTGA
- a CDS encoding DUF3619 family protein produces the protein MNELHFAYKIRQHLNRGLNELPAGTLKRLESARQQALSQQKVLVHQSVLAGVGNFVQHQVDNLHIKQVLLALIVVLGITSYTYWYADQSITELEIIDSALLSDDLPIAAFTDKGFDAWLKSSASQ, from the coding sequence ATGAATGAACTGCATTTTGCCTACAAGATCAGACAACACCTGAATCGCGGACTCAACGAACTGCCCGCGGGAACCCTCAAGCGACTCGAAAGTGCAAGGCAACAAGCACTGTCGCAGCAAAAGGTCTTGGTACACCAATCGGTACTGGCTGGAGTAGGTAATTTTGTACAGCATCAGGTCGACAACCTGCACATCAAACAGGTGTTGCTGGCCTTGATCGTCGTTCTCGGCATCACCAGCTACACTTACTGGTATGCAGACCAAAGCATCACCGAACTCGAGATCATCGACAGTGCGCTTCTCTCGGACGATCTGCCAATCGCTGCATTCACCGACAAGGGCTTTGATGCATGGCTAAAAAGCTCGGCGTCGCAGTAA
- a CDS encoding RNA polymerase sigma factor: MASQRELSDFLTAIERRAFKQAMFAVHNEESALDIVQDAMMKLAEKYGDRPPAELPMLFQRILQNTIRDYYRRSKVRSLWTTLFSSLSSHSDDEDYDPLETVSGESGSYSPQTPDGQLQQTQLLAIIEEEIESLPARQREAFLLRYWEDMDVAETASAMGCSEGSVKTHCSRANHSLAAALKARGITL; encoded by the coding sequence CTGGCCAGCCAACGCGAACTGTCGGATTTCCTCACTGCAATCGAACGTCGTGCTTTCAAACAGGCCATGTTCGCAGTGCATAATGAAGAATCAGCGCTCGACATCGTTCAGGACGCGATGATGAAGCTTGCCGAAAAATATGGCGATCGCCCGCCGGCCGAACTCCCGATGCTTTTTCAACGCATCTTGCAGAACACGATTCGCGACTACTATCGGCGCAGCAAGGTTCGCTCGCTGTGGACCACCTTATTCTCGTCGCTTTCTTCACACAGCGATGACGAGGATTACGATCCACTTGAAACTGTCAGCGGTGAATCGGGATCATATAGCCCGCAAACACCGGACGGCCAACTACAGCAAACGCAACTCCTTGCGATAATTGAAGAAGAGATAGAATCACTGCCTGCACGTCAACGGGAAGCCTTCCTCCTGCGTTACTGGGAAGATATGGATGTGGCCGAGACGGCCTCAGCCATGGGCTGCTCGGAGGGCAGCGTCAAGACGCACTGCTCGCGTGCCAATCACTCGCTGGCGGCTGCACTGAAAGCAAGAGGAATCACCTTATGA